DNA sequence from the Bacillus pumilus genome:
GCTTCATTGATTTCAAACAGTGCAACATCTTCTGCCTTGATTTTCTCTTGATCTAGAAGTTTCTTCATCGCATCAATCGGCGCAGCAGCTGGAAAATTGGGATGCATTGCCGCAACAGCACTTCCGGCATATCGCAGCATTGGCTGAAACCCATTTGCCTCCGCTAGCACTCTTTCCATCACAACGACCGCTGCTGCACCATCTGCTTCTTTGCAGCTATTGGCGGCAGTCACAGATCCTTTTCCCGGTGAAAATACAGGCTTTGCCCGCTGGATCAGTTTCGCCATCGGCCTTATTTTCGCGGCTGCTTCATCTATGCTCAGTCCGTCAATCGAAACGATTTCTTCAGAATATGTACCACGTTTGATTGCGTCTATACTTCTTTCCCAGCTTAATTGCGCATAGTCATCTTGTTCTTTTTTTGTGACAGAAAATCTCGAAGCGGTCAGCTCTGCTGCTTCTCCCATAGCCGGATCTCCTATCCATTCCGGTGAAAAGCGTGCTCTTTCTTTCATTGGTGATCTGGAAATGCTCTCAGTTCCGCCAGCGATATACATTGAACCTTCCCCTGATTGAACCATGACGCAAGCTGTTCGGATTGCTTCTAGACCTGAAGCACACTGCCTATCAACCGTCATACCAGGTACTCCTAAAGAAAGCCCTGCTTCTAATGAGGACAGACGAGCCATATTCCCGCCGCCTCCTACAACATTTCCTAATATGATGTCGTCCGGTGTCATCCTTTTAGACAAATACTGAATAAGGGGCGCGGCTAATTGCTCTGGACGATAATCCTTCAGCATCCCGTTTTTATCACCGAAGGGTGTCCGTTTTGCTTGTACAATTACTGCTTGCATGACAATTGTTCCTCCGCCCACTTTTTCATGCTGACACGTGCTATTTTTCCGCCGGATGTTTCAATTATTTGATCAATGACAAGCCATTTTTTAGGCACCTTGTAGGCCGCCAGTTTTTCTTTGACAGCTTGCCGAATCCTCTTTGTGTGCTGTCCTTCTTCAATAATGGCAACAGGGATTTCACCCCAATATGGGTCAGGAACGCCAACTACAACCGATCGCTTCACCTCTGGCTGTTCATTTAGCACACGCTCAATTTCCTCTGGAAAAATATTCAGCCCTCCATAGACGATCATGCCATTTTCACGTCCGCTCATATATAAATAGCCGTCTTCATCCAGCCAGCCCATATCATAAACTGTTATCCACTCTTCCGGCGGTTTCACTTCATGTAAGTAGCCTGCAAAAGACATTGGGCTCTTCACATAAATTCTTCCTATCTCATTTGGCTGGCAGACAGTTTGATCAGCTCGCCTCACTTCAATTTGAATGGGAGAGAAAGACTGTCCGACAGAAGAAGGTTTTTGCAAAAAGTCATTTGAAGATAAGTAGGAAACAAAGCTTAACTCTGATGTGCCGTAAAAATCAAAAAATGTCACATGCGGGTAGTTGGTCACGAGTTGTTTCTTTGAAGGAATGCCCCAATCTGCTCCAGATGATATGACAAGAAGCGGATTATCTCTCTCAAAAGCGTCTATTTCCAGCAACGATTCTGTCATTGTCGGAACAGTATACATCACAGTAATGTCTCCTGTCTGTAAGGCTTTCTTCGCTTTCACTGGCGTAAATTTTTCTAAAAGCGTCACTGTGCCGCCAAAGTATAATGTACTGATGGCACCATATAAAAAGTGAGAGGATAAGAGTGTACCTGTTATAAGAACATGATCTTGATGAGTGATTCCAAATGTACCAGCTGTCGTTCGAAAGCTTTCGATCCATGACTGCTGACGCCTGATAAAAGCTTTAGGTGAACCCGTTGATCCTGACGTAAATCCCATATAAAAGATAGGGTCGTTCTCGCTGTCGCATTTGTTAGATGGACCTTGTGTGATGAGGCTCATTTTTTCCTTCCATTTAGATAAAGAAAGAACATGCATGTCTTCGCTGTACTTTTCAAATCTATTTAAATATCGATCCTCGATAATGACGAGAGCTGCCTCACTTAACAAAAGCTTTTCTACACATTCTTCATGGCTCCATCTCGGATCAAGCGGGATAGCTGTCCACCCTGCAGAAGCAGCGCCAGCAAATATTTGGAGAAAAGAAGCACCATTTGATAATAAAAAAGCGACTCTTTTTTGCTCATGAGCCGTTTGTTGTAACCATTGCGCTGATAGCCGGACACGCTCATACCAATCTTGATAAGTGATCCTTTCTTGTCCATCAATGATGGCGATATGATCTGGGTTCATTTCTGCATGTAATGTATAGCTTTCCGTTATTCTGTTCAAACTGCACGCCTCCCTTTATGCACATCCCTTTTTCGATATGACATCGCCGCAATGATTTTCACCGTGAGAACGGCACATATGCCCGCTTTGATGAGATCACCTGGAATATAAATCAGGCTAAGAAGAGCTGCCTGAGTGACCTTGATATCCATCATCATCGCTTGAAAAGGAATGCCGCATAGATACAAAATTCCGATACTGCATACCGCATAGATCATAAAAAGACGCAGAGCGGTTATTTTTTTCAGTCGGTTGATCCACAAACTAATCATGAAGGCAGCCAATGGATAAGCAAGTAAAAATCCACCGCTTGGTCCAAAAAAGACCCCTATTCCGCCTCTGCCCCCTGACAAAAGAGGTGCGCCTGCTACCACAACCAAGAGAAACAGAAGTAAACTGATCAGTGCCTGTTTTGGCTTTAACAGCCCCCCAGCAAGCAAAAGACCTGCCGTTTGCAATGTGATGGGTACAGGTGTAAACGTAAGTAAAATCGGCGGGATCAATCCTAACATCCCGATAACCGCAGTCATTAGCGCCATTTGCATCATATCTTGAATTTTCAATTTCCATACCCCTCACTCAATACATTGTTAAAAATAGAGTAACAGGTACAGTTTATTATGTCAACACAAAATAAAATAAAGTTAACATATTGATCGCAAAAAAAGACCTGTGAAGAAAGATCACTAAGATCCGTTCACAGGCCTTTTATTCGTTCTATTCTTCGTCTTCTTCTTGATCTAAGAACGTATTTAACGTTTCTTCAATCATGTCCCACTCTTCATCCGTTTCAATAGGCTCTAGCTCGCCATCTTCACCGTTTTCGTTCGGCGTGAAGCTTGATGCATGAATTTCAATTTCTTCATTGTCTTGCTCAGAAATTGGGTAGTAAAGAACATATGATTTGTTAAAATGGTCGCTTTCAAAAGTAAATAGTACTTCGCAAAGCTGTTCATTTCCATTATCATCAACGATTGTAATTTGCTTTTCTCCGTGTTCCATTTGATTCACCTCATTTTAATTTAAGCTGTCTAAGTACCCTTGCAGGATCATAACAGCCGCCATTTTATCAATGACTTTTTTACGCTTTTGTCTGCTCACATCTGCAGAAATGAGCATTTTTTCCGCTGCCATTGTCGACAGGCGCTCGTCCCAAAGCACAACAGGAACATTGTACGTGTTTTCTAACACTTTCGCAAATGATTGGCTGGCTTCGCCTCTAGGACCGACCGTACCGTTCATATTTTTTGGAAAACCAAGTACAATTTTATCCGTTCCATATTGCGAGACGATTTCGGACAGGCGGCTGAGACCGAAGTCTCCGCCTGCTTCATCAATTTTAATTGTTTCAATCCCTTGCGCTGTCCAGCCCATTTCATCACTGATCGCAACACCAAGGGTTTTCGTGCCTAAATCTAAGCCTAAAATTCTCATGTTTTACGCCTCTTTATGTGTCTCTAAGTACGATTTAACCAATTCCTCAATTAATTCGTCTCGTTCTAGTTTACGAATTAGGTTGCGAGCATCCTGATGTCTTGGAATATAAGCAGGGTCGCCTGACAGCAAGTATCCGACAATTTGATTGATCGGGTTGTATCCTTTTTCTTGGAGTGCGTCATGTACTTTAATGAGCACTTCATTCACATTGGTTTCAGCTGAATCATCAGAGAAGTTAAACTTCATTGTCTTATCAAATGAACTCACTGCTTCTTGCACCTCTCTTCCAACATTCTACTAGCAAGCTTTTTTCTAACCGCTCATCTAATACCATTATTCTACACTACATCGCCTGATTATAAAACGGATTTGACAGATTCTTCGACAATTGCCAGTGCTTCTTCTAGCTTTTCCGGTTGTTTTCCGCCTGCTTGTGCCATGTCTGGGCGTCCGCCTCCGCCTCCGCCGCAGATTTCAGCTGCCTGTTTCACAAGTTTCCCTGCATGCAGACCTTTTTCGATGACGTCTTTTGTCACTCCTGCTGAAATGTTTACTTTTCCGTTTTGAACGGCTCCGAGCACAATGACAGCTGATCCTAATTTGGCTTTTAAGTCATCAACCATTGTTCTTAAATGGTTCATGTCTTTCGCGTTTACTTTTTCAGTTAACACTTTCACTCCGCCGATTTCTGTCACTTTTTCTAAAATAGAGCCTGCTTCAGCCTGGCTTAATTTTGCAAGAAGAGATTCGTTTTCTCTTTGAACCTCTTTTAAATCTGCCTGCAATGAAGCGATACGTTTTGGTACATCCTTCGTATTTGACTTCAGCTCACTCGCTGCCTGCTCTAAAATCGTCAGCTGGTCATTTAATTCTTCGTATGCCCCTTTACCAGTCACCGCCTCAATCCGTCGTGTTCCAGCACCAATACCCGATTCAGATGCAATTTTAAACAACCCGATTTCCGCAGTATTTTGCACATGACAGCCGCCGCATAGCTCGATGCTGTAATCGCCTACTTGGACAACTCGGACAATATCACCATACTTCTCGCCAAAGAGCGCCATTGCACCCATTTCTTTTGCTTCAGCAATCGGCTTCAGGTCAATAGCAACAGAGATGCCTTCCCAGATCTTTTCGTTCACAATTTTTTCAATCTGAGACAATTCTTCTTTTGTGACTTGTCCAAAGTGAGAGAAGTCAAAGCGAAGTCTATTTTCATTCACCAATGATCCTGCCTGGTTCACGTGGCTGCCCAAAACGTCTTTTAGCGCCTGATGCAAAAGATGTGTCGCTGTATGGTTTTTCACAATGCCTTTTCGAAGAGCTGATTCCACTTCCGCAGTGACTTCAAGTCCTTTTTTGGCTGTACCGCTTACGACTACTCCCTCATGAACATGCTGACCATTTGGCGCCTTTTTCACATCTTTGATGTCAATGTTCACTTCAGCGCTTTTCAATGTCCCTTTATCAGCCACTTGTCCGCCGCTTTCCGCATAGAAAGGTGTTTCATCTAACAAAATTTGCACTGTATCGCCTTCATGTGCTTCTGTGACAATTTCACCGTTTTGAAGCAATTCGACAATATGGGCATCTGCCGTTAGATTTTCGTAGCCAACAAATGTGCTTTCTACTTTAATATCTCCTAAAGCGCCACCTTGAACCTGCATACTGCCGACATCTTGTCTCGCATTTCTTGCACGTTCACGCTGCTTCTCCATCTCAGCCTGGAAGCCTTCTCGATCCACTGTCATGTTCTCATCTTCTGCGTATTCTTCTGTGAGCTCGACAGGGAATCCATACGTGTCATACAGCTTAAATACATCTTCACCTGAAATCTGTGTGCTGCCTTTGTCTCTTTCTTTTTTGATGACTTCTGACAAAATAGCTAAGCCTTCGTTCAGTGTTTCATGGAAGCGTTCTTCTTCATTCTTGATGACTTTCGCAATAAATTCTTCTTTCGCTTGTACATCTGGGTAGAAATCCTTCATGATTTCCGCCACAACTGGAACTAGGTCAAACATAAACGGGCGATGGATGTGAATGGTTTTTGCATAACGCACGGCACGGCGAAGCAAACGTCTTAACACATACCCGCGGCCTTCATTGGAAGGAAGCGCTCCATCACTTACAGCAAAGGCAACCGTTCGGATGTGGTCCGCAATGACTTTGAATGCTGTATCCTTTTCCTTTGTCTCGCCATAGCTTTCTCCAGAAATGGTCTCAACTGCACGAATAATTGGCATGAATAGATCTGTATCAAAATTCGTTGGCACGTTTTGAATGACAGATACCATTCGTTCAAGACCCATCCCTGTATCAATGTTTTTTTTCGGCAGCGGCGTGTATGACCCATCTGGATTATGGTTAAATTCAGAGAACACTAGGTTCCACACTTCTAGATAACGCTCATTTTCTCCACCAGGATATAATTCTGGATCGTTCATGTCGTCACCGTACGATTCACCGCGGTCATAGAAAATTTCTGTATTCGGTCCACTTGGGCCCTCGCCAATATCCCAGAAGTTGCCTTCAAGGCGAATAATACGTTCTTCAGGTACACCGATTTTATCTCTCCATAGAACATACGCTTCTTCATCCTCTGGATGGACAGTGACAGATAACAAATTCGGGTCAAAGCCAATCCACTCGTCACTTGTGAGGAATTCCCACGCCCATTCGATCGCTTCTTCTTTAAAATAATCACCAATAGAGAAGTTGCCGAGCATTTCAAAGAACGTATGATGGCGTGCCGTTTTTCCTACGTTTTCAATATCATTTGTACGTATCGATTTTTGCGCGTTGCAAATACGCGGATTTTCAGGTACGACGCGGCCATCAAAGTATTTCTTTAATGTTGCCACGCCGCTGTTGATCCACAAAAGTGTCGGATCATCATGCGGTACGAGTGATGCACTCGGTTCTACAGCATGTCCTTTTTCTTTAAAAAAGTCTAAAAACATTTGGCGTACTTGAGCTGAAGTTAAAGTTTTCATTCAAAAAATCCTCCCTTATCATTCATCAATCTCCACACAAACGAAAAAACATCCCGCCCTATGCAAGCACAAAACGACTTACACAGGGACGAGATGCTCTCGCGGTACCACCCTGATTATAGACCTATTCCGTCTATCACCTTCACATCCGATAACGCCGGAAGAGAGCGGCAGTGTTTATCTGCACTCGGGACTAGCTTCCGTTAAAGGTCTGATAAGGCTTTTCTCAGCAAAATAAAGCCTCTCTCTGCAACAGCTTTTTAACGTACTCGGGTCCGTCATTGAATTCAGTATGTAGTATGAATCGAAATTATTATAGACAACTCGGCTTCTCTTGTCAATGAACGCTTCGTCTCATGAGGATATATTGCACAATGATCACTCTGATGATAGCGGCAGTTGGTACGGCTAAAATCATGCCTATTAAACCAAATAACTCTCCTCCTGCTAGCAAGACAAGCATAATGACGACAGGATGCATATGAAGACTTCTTCCTACGATGATCGGGCTGAGGACGTTGCTTTCTAAAAATTGCAGCACCGCTACTGTAATCAGCACAATAATAACCGATTTAACCGAGATGGTAAACGCAATAAAGACAGCGGGAACCGCACCGATAATCGGTCCAAAATACGGAATGACATTCGTTGCGCCAATCAGCATACCTAGGACAAGCGGATACGGGATATGAAACAGCCAAAGCACAATGGCTGCTGCACCTCCAATTAATGAACAGACAAGCAGCTGCCCTCTAATATAATTACCAAGCGATTCATCAACTGCCTTCACAAACGCATGTCCCCTCTTCCGAAATGATGGCGGCGTCAAATACCATGCAACCCGCTTCATCGTATTCATGTCCTTCACCATATAAAAAACAAGAAAAGGAATGAGCGCTGCAACTAATGCGTAATCAAGTAATACTTTACAGCTAAGAATCATTCGCTCCGCGCCGTTAGCTGCATATGTCTCCGATTGAACAATTAAGCGATCCAAGCGGTCGTGAAGTCCGTCGGGCCAATGGCTTGTATGATGATGAATATGTGATAAAGCGCCATTATACGTTTCCGCAAGCACAGGAATTTGTTCTGACAACTCATTTAACTGCTTGATCATGACAGGCGCCCCTTTATAAACCGCAAGCCCAATCCCGCCAAAAAACAGTACATAAATCAATAAGAGACTAACAGTCCTTGGTAAGCCCCCCGCGTGCAATTTTTCCACTATCGGATAAAGCAGATAAGAAATAAAAATGGCAATGAGCAGCGGAATTAGAACCGCCTTTAACAACAAAAAAATAGGCCTCCATAACTCGTCGAGCTGCAGTAAAATGAGCAAGGATGCAAGGACAAGCAGGACCCCTGCGGCATATATCAGAAATTGGATCGGACGTTTCTTCACCTTTTTCACCTCTTTTCTTATTGTTTATCCATCTTCTGTAATTATCCATGTAAATAAAATTTGTCCTAACTTTGTTAAAAATGAATACACATGAAACATACAGCTCCATCCAAAGTCACTAAAATGTCTACACTGAATATTCCATCATGTACAAGAGGAGGTTCTTCATGATCACATTCGAAGAAGTCAACAAGCATTATGGCCAGTTCCATGTACTAAAAGACATTAACCTACATATTCAAAAAGGTGAGGTTGTCGTGATCATCGGTCCTTCAGGATCAGGTAAAAGCACGATGCTCAGATGCATCAATCGTCTTGAAAGCATTGATGAGGGAAAGGTACTCGTCAATGAAGTGCCTGTTCAGCATCCGAAGACCAACATCAATCTTGTCAGGCAAAATATTGGGATGGTGTTTCAGCATTTTCACCTCTACCCGCATAAGACGGTGCTTGAAAACATTATGCTTGCCCCAATGAAGGTGAAAAAGGTGAGTAAGGAAGAAGCGAGGGAAACAGCCGAATTTTATTTACATAAAGTCGGCATTCCTGATAAAGCTGACGCCTACCCTTCAAGACTCTCAGGCGGACAGCAGCAGCGTGTTGCGATTGCAAGAGGGCTTGCGATGAAGCCAGAGGTCATGCTGTTCGACGAACCGACATCGGCTCTTGACCCAGAGATGATCGGAGAGGTACTAGATGTGATGAAGCAGCTCGCCCGAGAAGGAATGACCATGGTTGTCGTCACACATGAGATGGGATTTGCCCGAGAGGTCGCCGACCGTATTGTCTTTATTGATGAAGGCAGAATTCTTGAAGAGTCAACACCGGCTGCATTTTATGAGAAACCGCGTGAGAAACGCGCTCAGCTCTTTTTAAGCCGTATTTTAAATCACTAGGGGGAATGATTTGATGAAAAAAATGAAACGCTTTGGCCTACTACTCTTTATGACTTGCTGTATTGCTGCATTGGCTGCTTGCGGATCTGCTGAAAAAGGCTCGACTGATGCAAAAAAAGGAAGCTCTTTAGAAGCCATTCAAAAAGACAAAAAAATCATATTCGGGGTCAAGAATGATACACGTCTCTTCGGTCTAAAAAATCCTAGCAACGGAGATATCGAAGGGTTTGATATCGATATTGCAAAAGCCATCGCAAAGGAAATGCTCGGCGATGAAGGAAAAGCAGAATTCAAAGAAGTGACATCAAAAACGAGAATTCCTCTACTGCAAAAAGGAGATATTCATGCGATCGTCGCAACTATGACGATTACCGAAGAGCGTAAAAAAGAAGTCAATTTCTCAGATGTTTACTTTGAAGCAGGACAATCATTGCTTGTGAAAAAAGGAAGCGACATTCAATCGATTGATGATCTTAAAAAAGGGACGAAAGTGCTTGCAGTGAAAGGATCTACTTCTTCTCAAAATATCCGCGAAAAAGCACCTGAAGCGTCTGTATTAGAATTTGAGAACTATCAGGAGGCTTTTACAGCTTTAAAATCAAACCAAGGGCAAGTGCTGACAACCGATAATGCGATCTTATTTGGTATGGCAGATGAGGATTCAAATTACGAAGTCGTCGGCGGCACCTTTACAGATGAGCCTTATGGTATTGCTGTAAAAAAAGGTGATCAGAAATTAACAGCTGCGATCAATAAAGCCCTAAAAACCTTAAAAGGCAATGGAGAGTATGACAAGATTCATCAAAAATGGATCAAAGAATGACCGTTTGACGTGTGAAGAATGATTCTCTCAGGGTGAGCCGCTCATTGGCTCACCTGTTGATCAGGAAGGAAGTGAACTGATTGCTACGGTTTTCCATTCTTATTGAAAATTTTCATCTTTATGTAGAAGGCTTTAAATATACCATTGGTGCAAGTGTCATTGCTTTGATTGGAAGCTTTTTGATCGGTACACTCATTGCCATTATGAGAATTGCGCCACTTAGGCCGCTCAACTGGTTAGGAACAGCTTACGTGGAGTTTGTTCGGAATATTCCGTTATTATTGATTACATTTGTCTTCTTCTTTGGATTACCCGTGCTAGGCATTGTAGCAGATGGCTTCACCGCTGGCACAATTGCCCTTGCCATTTATACCTCTGCCTTTATTGCTGAAGCCATTCGCGCAGGGATACAAGCTGTACCGCTTGGACAAATGGAAGCAGCCCGTGCTTCAGGTCTATCCTATGGCGGGACGATGCGGTATATTATTCTGCCGCAAGCGATTAAAATTGTCATTCCCCCTCTTGGGAATCAATTTATTAACCTTGTCAAAAACTCCTCTATTTTAGGTGTCATTGCAGGGTTTGATCTCATGTATCAAGGAGACCTCATCGCTTCTAGAACATTTGTGACATTTGATGTCTACATCTTTGTTGCCATGTTCTATCTACTATTAACGATTCCGCTCAGTTTAGGCGTTGGTTATTTAGAAAAAAGATTAGCAAGAAGCCACTAGAAAGGAGGAAACATCATGGATTTTCTAGGTGCCTACCAGCCTGATCATCTCGCCTTTTTACTTGAAGGATTTGCTGTCACCTTAAAAGTGGCTTTTATCTCCATCATTTTGAGCTTTCTCATTGGATTAGTCATTGGCACATTGCGGTTCGCTCAGATTCCGGTTTTATCAAAGATACTTGCAGTCGTCGTCGAAACCATTCGAAACCTGCCGCTCTTATTGATCATCTTTTTCACATATTTTGCACTGCCCGAAATCGGCATTAAGCTGAGCATTACAGCCTCGGCTATCGCAGCTTTAACCGTATTTGAATCAGCGATGCTGTCAGAAATTATTCGGAGCGGTTTAAAATCAATTGATAAGGGGCAGATCGAAGCAGCCAGGTCTTCAGGTTTAACCTATATCCAAACGTTAAAAATGATTATTATGCCGCAGGCTTTACGCCGTATGGTACCGCCAATTGTTAGTCAGTTCATCTCTCTTTTAAAAGATACGTCACTAGCTGTTGTCATTGCCCTTCCAGAGCTATTGCATCACGCTCAAATATTAAACGGTCAGAGCCAATCTTACTTACTGCCCATTTTCCTATTAGCAGCGATGATGTATTTTGTCGTCAATTTCAGCTTATCATTACTCGCGCGCCGATTAGAATATAGGCAGGCATAAAAAAGGACATCCGCTTTTGGCGGATGTCTTTTTGTTTACATCATTCTCATAACGCGTTTTCTTAGCTTTTTCATATCCCGCTTTGATGGCATATCATATCGGCTTGCAAAGTGATATGCGAGTGCACCTGCACCAAGCGTTAATAGTGAAGAAGTCATTTTGCCCATTCGAAATTCCCCCTTAACACTTATAGTTGAATTGAACGTTCATCATCACTAAACAGATCATCTAAGCTGCTTAGTGTTCCGTCTTCTTCCACTTGGTGTGTAGATATTTTGCCTTTTGACAGCGTCAATTCAATAAAACAGCCCCAGCAATAATATTGATTGACCCCAATTTTTCCGATGTCTTTACATTTGCAATTTGGGCAAATGAGCATAATCAGCACCTCTTTACGTTCGGTTTAGAACAAGTGCTTCCTTTTGAACGTTGATCAAGGTTCCGGCAGCCTGAAGCTGTTTTCGAATCCCTGATAGCTCTGTAAAGAAGCCGTCCGAGAGTTCATATGCTACGATTGTGCCCGAATTTGTGCAAAAGTATACATCTTCCAAAATGCCTAAATTTTCACCATCAGGCGACTGCATCATTTTCTTTTTCAATTTCGAAAATAAGAAGGATGGGGCGGAGGAATCCATGCCTATTCCCTCCTGGCAGCTCACATATAAGCCTTTGTCTGTCAGCTGATCCCCAGCCGAGAATGGAACGAGTGCACAGTCTTTCTTTTTCCCATCTAACACATATCCTCCGCAGCTGCCTCCGGCTAATAAGCAAATATCTTTTATCGAGCCAAGTGAATGAGACGTTTCACCTGTATAGATTGACATTCCTTCAAGCTCTCGACATGTTCTCAAAATGTGCTCAACCACCTTTTGCGGAACAGTCTTATCGTGTGCGTTTACTGCAAGACTCATACGAAGAAATGGCTTCCATGAACGAAATATGAGGATTTCTTTTCATGCTAAAAAAGGCTCCCATCTGGAAGCCTTTTATTCATGCATAAAATCAAATGGAGTGATTCCCTCCATACCGATATTTGCATCATGCACGCTAAACGGCAGTTCTTTTTGAAGTGCTGCAAGCTCCGCATCCATAACCTCTTCGGTTTGCACGAGCCGCATCGTTAAGGACGTTTGTCTGAGCGAATCCTCATTGTTTTTCACGCCCCACTCCAGTGCTGATTCCTCGCCGCACAGAATTAAAAACTTTTTACTTCGTGTAATGGCTGTGTACAGCAGATTTCGCCGAAGCATTCTGTAGTAGCTTCTCACGACTGGAAGCACAACGATGGGGAATTCACTGCCTTGTGATTTGTGGATGGAGCAGCAATAGGCATGTGTAAATTGATGAAAATCCTTTTTTGTAAAGGTGATTTCATTCCCATCAAAGGAGATCACAGCCATGTCTTCTTTTTCCGTGTTTTCTTTCGCATAAAAAATCGAGACAATTTCGCCAATATCACCGTTAAAAATATTGTTCTCCGGCTGATTCACAAGCTGAAGCACTTTATCACCGGTCCGGTACACCACATCACCAAACGGGATTTCTCTGCCCTTTGGTTTTTTAGGATTTAAAATGTGCTGCAGCATTTTATTGAGCTCATTAATGCCTGCTTTTCCTTTATACATGGGCGCAAGCACTTGAATGTCTTTAGCTGAATAGCCTTTTTGAGCAGCATTGCTGACGACTTTCTCAATCACTTCTTTCATTTGATCAACTGAGCATTTTATGAAAGATCGATCCTTTGAACGTGCGGTAATATCCTTTGGCAGGACGCCATTTTTCATATCATGTGCAAGCTCAACAATGCTGGAGCCGTCTGCCTGACGGTAAATATCTGTCAGGGTAACAGCTGGCACAGCTTGTGATGCAAGCAAGTCTCTTAACACTTGGCCTGGTCCGACAGACGGAAGCTGATGTTCATCCCCAACCATGATCACTTGGATATGGTCAGGAATGGCTTTAAACAAGTGATTCGCAAGCCAAATATCTAGCATACTTGATTCATCAATAATGACAAGCTTTCCTTCGATCGGCTGTTCTTCATCATGCGAGAATCCCTCTGACCCGTTCCAACCAAGCAGCCGGTGAATCGTCACAGCTGGAAGCCCTGTTGATTCTGTCATTCGTTTAGCTG
Encoded proteins:
- a CDS encoding transporter substrate-binding domain-containing protein, which encodes MKKMKRFGLLLFMTCCIAALAACGSAEKGSTDAKKGSSLEAIQKDKKIIFGVKNDTRLFGLKNPSNGDIEGFDIDIAKAIAKEMLGDEGKAEFKEVTSKTRIPLLQKGDIHAIVATMTITEERKKEVNFSDVYFEAGQSLLVKKGSDIQSIDDLKKGTKVLAVKGSTSSQNIREKAPEASVLEFENYQEAFTALKSNQGQVLTTDNAILFGMADEDSNYEVVGGTFTDEPYGIAVKKGDQKLTAAINKALKTLKGNGEYDKIHQKWIKE
- a CDS encoding amino acid ABC transporter ATP-binding protein, which codes for MITFEEVNKHYGQFHVLKDINLHIQKGEVVVIIGPSGSGKSTMLRCINRLESIDEGKVLVNEVPVQHPKTNINLVRQNIGMVFQHFHLYPHKTVLENIMLAPMKVKKVSKEEARETAEFYLHKVGIPDKADAYPSRLSGGQQQRVAIARGLAMKPEVMLFDEPTSALDPEMIGEVLDVMKQLAREGMTMVVVTHEMGFAREVADRIVFIDEGRILEESTPAAFYEKPREKRAQLFLSRILNH
- a CDS encoding AI-2E family transporter is translated as MKKRPIQFLIYAAGVLLVLASLLILLQLDELWRPIFLLLKAVLIPLLIAIFISYLLYPIVEKLHAGGLPRTVSLLLIYVLFFGGIGLAVYKGAPVMIKQLNELSEQIPVLAETYNGALSHIHHHTSHWPDGLHDRLDRLIVQSETYAANGAERMILSCKVLLDYALVAALIPFLVFYMVKDMNTMKRVAWYLTPPSFRKRGHAFVKAVDESLGNYIRGQLLVCSLIGGAAAIVLWLFHIPYPLVLGMLIGATNVIPYFGPIIGAVPAVFIAFTISVKSVIIVLITVAVLQFLESNVLSPIIVGRSLHMHPVVIMLVLLAGGELFGLIGMILAVPTAAIIRVIIVQYILMRRSVH
- a CDS encoding PRC-barrel domain-containing protein codes for the protein MRTCRELEGMSIYTGETSHSLGSIKDICLLAGGSCGGYVLDGKKKDCALVPFSAGDQLTDKGLYVSCQEGIGMDSSAPSFLFSKLKKKMMQSPDGENLGILEDVYFCTNSGTIVAYELSDGFFTELSGIRKQLQAAGTLINVQKEALVLNRT
- a CDS encoding YrzQ family protein, which produces MGKMTSSLLTLGAGALAYHFASRYDMPSKRDMKKLRKRVMRMM
- a CDS encoding amino acid ABC transporter permease, giving the protein MLRFSILIENFHLYVEGFKYTIGASVIALIGSFLIGTLIAIMRIAPLRPLNWLGTAYVEFVRNIPLLLITFVFFFGLPVLGIVADGFTAGTIALAIYTSAFIAEAIRAGIQAVPLGQMEAARASGLSYGGTMRYIILPQAIKIVIPPLGNQFINLVKNSSILGVIAGFDLMYQGDLIASRTFVTFDVYIFVAMFYLLLTIPLSLGVGYLEKRLARSH
- a CDS encoding amino acid ABC transporter permease; protein product: MDFLGAYQPDHLAFLLEGFAVTLKVAFISIILSFLIGLVIGTLRFAQIPVLSKILAVVVETIRNLPLLLIIFFTYFALPEIGIKLSITASAIAALTVFESAMLSEIIRSGLKSIDKGQIEAARSSGLTYIQTLKMIIMPQALRRMVPPIVSQFISLLKDTSLAVVIALPELLHHAQILNGQSQSYLLPIFLLAAMMYFVVNFSLSLLARRLEYRQA